A window of Acidobacteriota bacterium genomic DNA:
GCAGTCACGACCAGTGACGGAGCAACATTGGCGGCGAAGTTGATTGGGGTTGACTTCGCGACTGGGTTCGCGGTGCTCGAGGTAGCATTGCTAAAAACCGCTCTGCCCAACGTTGCCGGCCCCGCCAGTTTATTGAACGGCGCAACAGTAAAGATTTTGAGCAGCGACGTCGTGCCGAAGTCGGTCACCGACAAAGTCTACCTGGCGCCGTCGATCACCGTCTCTCAAGGCCAGGTTCGGGTCGACAGCCTCTACTCGAAAGCGCGAGGCGCGTTAACGTTGCTATCTGGCAACTTGCTTGCTCGCAGTGATAGCAGCGTGGTTGTGACGCCTGAAAATCAGTTGATTGGGATCGCGCAATACGCGGGCTACGGGCGAGCGTACCTCTATCCGATCCAGTTCATTCGCGATACGGTTGCGAAGCGGGTGCTCGAGAAAAAAGACAATGTGCCCGCCGGCTGGCTCGGAATCATGGGCGACAGCGTGGCCCAGCTTTCGGACGCCGACTTCGGAGCGTTGGGGCTGCAACGCAAGGCAGGGGTAATCGTGCGGCAGATCACGCCTGAAAGCGCGGCGGCGCAAGCCGGCCTCATGCTCAGTGACATCATCACGCGAGTGGACGATTCTGAGATCGCGGGGACGGCTGATCTCAAAGCCTCGCTGTCATCGTTGCCGGCCGGACAGGCGGTCAAGCTGCAAGCAATCAGAGATCATCAACCGTTAGAGCTCAAGGCAGTGCTGGGTCCGCGGCCCTACAACGAGCCGGGATATCTGGCGGCGCTATTCGATCAGACCTTCGAGCCGGCGCTTTCCGTGCGCGCTCAACTGGAAAAGCGGCTCAAGGAACTGGCAGACATTTTCCGAGCCTATAAGAAGAGCCCGCCGACGCGAGAGACCAACGAGGCAGTGCGCGAGCTTGCGCTTGAGATCAGACAGATCCAGGACAACCTCCGGGCGCTCGACAACACCGATCCGCGTCCTCGCCCAGTGCAGCCTTCTTCTCGCCCGGATTACGGCGATGTCAACCTGACCGGCGAGAGGCTCACTGCGGACTTCGATTTTCCCGCCGGGTTTACTGCTCGCGATGTGACGTCTCAGCTCGCCGCAATCCTGCAGGCGAGGGGAGGGGTTCTTGTCTCGAGCGTTGCAAAAGGCAGCCCGGCAGAGCGCGCGGGACTCAAAGCCGGCGACGTCATCGTGGGTACACAGGAGCGAGTGCTGCTGGGCACCGCTCAACTCCAGGTTCTTCTCTCCTCACAGCACGGGACAATCACACTGAGGGTGGTGCGAAACAAGGAGCCGATCATTGTGAGTCTCAATCTCCAGTAGAAGAGCAAGGAGCAAAGGGCGAAGAGTCTCTTTGCTCCTTGCTCCTTGCCCTTCGCTCTTCGCCCTTTGCCCTTTGCCCTTTCCCCTTCGCCCTTCGCCCTTTCGCCCTTCGCTCTTTGCCCTTTGCTTCGTGTCTGTGATACTTACCTTCACTCGCCAATGAAAACTTCTTTAACCCGCACGCAGTGGGTCTTAATCGTCGTCCTGACTCTCGCCGCAGCGCCCTATTTCATTCGTCTAGGTGCGTCGTCTTTGTGGGACTCTAACGAAGCGTTCTATGCCGAAACGCCGCGCGAAATGATCGAGTCTGGGGACTACGTCAACCCGGCGTTTAACTTTCACGCTCGTCTCAACAAGCCGCCTCTTAGCTACTGGCTGGTCATCCCTTTTTACAAGCTGCTCGGCGTATCGGAAACAGCCGAGCGGCTGGCCATCGCTCTGGCTGCGATGACTATGATTGGCACGGCCTACGGATTGGGCCGCGTAGTGTTCTCGGTAGACGCAGGCCTTTTAGCGGCGATCGCAATGGCGATAGCCCCGCGGTTTCTGATGTTTTCGAGGCGGATAATGATCGATGTCAGCCTGGCAACGTTCATGGCTCTCGCGCTGTTGTTGTTCATGCTCGCCGAGAGAACACCCGTGAGGCGCCGGCTATATCTAGTTCTGATGTACGTCTCGTTAGGTCTCGGCGTCATCACCAAAGGCCCGGTAGCGATCGCGTTGCCCGCCGCGACGCTTGTTATCTACCTGGCGGCTTATCGCCAACTCAACAGGCTTAGCGAGATGATGCTGCCGATGGGGTTGATTATTGTCGCGGCAATAGTTTTGCCGTGGTACCTCGCGATCTACTATCAACACGGCTGGACCCATATCGAGACGTTCATCCTCAAGGACAATCTGTCGCGATACACCCAGCCGGTTTGGGGCCCTCGGCGGGGCTTCTTGTTTTACATCCCCGTCATGATCGGTGATCTTTTTCCGTGGTCGCTATTCCTGATTCCCGGTCTGGTGCTCGCCGCACGGGAAGTTTGGCGCGGCAAGGGTCAGCCGGCTTCACCGGCCAAATCAGCGCTGCTCGTCATATGGATCGCCGTGATCGTGGTGTTCTTCTCCTTCTCGAGAAGCAAGGAGGACTTGTACATCCTGCCGATCTATCCAGCGGCTGCCGCGTTAGTCGGAGGCTGGCTCGCGGGCTTCCTCGGCAGCGAACGATACCCGAAGAACGGTTTCATGCGCTGGCTCGCGGTTGCGCTAGGTGCAGTCATCGTGGCGGCGGGCGCTGTCATCCTGTACTTGTTTGGTAAGGGGACCCAACCCTACGAGATGGCCGGCGCGAACTTTATCGGCTACGCCGCGATTCTTGGCGGCCTGTTGGCAACGGGCTTGGCGCTGCTTAAAAAAACGCGTTCAGCCATCGTCACCACAGCGCTGTCTGTAGCGGCGTGCAACTGGGTCTTCGTGCTTTGGACGCTTCCGGATTTCGAGCGCTATAAGCCGGTGCGTTCACTTTGTGAAGCCATAGCCACCGAGGCGCGCCCGGATGCGCTCGTGGGCTACTACCGGACGGCTTATCCGAGTATGGTCTTTTATCTCCGGAGGCCGATCTTCGAGTACTACGAACAAGTTGAAATCGAAGCCGCGTTCGCTTCCGGCAGGGAGGTCTTTTGCATTATGACCGCGGTTGAGTATGAAGCGACAAAATCGCAGCTCCCCCCGCAAACTCGCGTGCTTGCCAGCCGTCCGATCTTTCAAGTAAAGTTGAAAACTATTCTTAATAGAGTCGAGCTTCCTCAGGTGGTGCTAATATCCAACAAAGGCGGAACAAACGTCACGCAATGAAGAAGGGTGGCCTGGTAGCGCTAAAGGTTTTCGTCAGCCTCGGCATATTGGTGTACTTGTTCACCAGGGTCGTGAAGATCGACGATCTATGGGCGAACCTAAGAGAGGCGAAGGTATCTTATTTCCTTGGGGCGGTGGCAGTCTTTTTCGCAGTTCAGACTCTGAGCGCTTACAGATGGTACCTGCTGCTCAAGCCTGTGAACATCGAGACCAGTTTCCCGCGGATTCTCGGTCTGTTCTATCTGGGAATGTATTTCAACTTCTTCCTGCCATCCTCGATCGGCGGGGACTTCTTCAAGGTCTACTACCTCAATAAGGAGACCGGCAGGCTAAGCGCGTCTACCGCCTCGGTTTTCGTCGACCGCGACATCGGGATGGGCGGACTGCTATTGATTGCGTTCGCGGCGGCGGCCTGGGGCGGGACAAGGGTGCCCCCGGGGAATGGTGTTCTGCTGGCTCCCATTTTCGCCTTGATCGGACTCGCTTTCGTCTTAGTTAACCTCGCGCTTTTTTATCGGCCGACTTACAACCTGCTTCACAGATTACTCCGCGTATTCAAGATGAAGAAAGCCGATGAACGAGTTGAGCACCTCTTCGAATCAGTCAACTCATACCGGGGAAAATGGGGTCTCGCTACTATTGCACTGATGATGTCGCTGGGTGTGCAAGTCGGCTGCGCGGTCGTCAACATGCTTGCGGCCGGCGCAATCGGAATGCGCACTCAGCACGGATGGATAGATTACTTCGTGTTCATCCCGGCGATTGGGCTTATAGGAATGATACCGCTGTCGGTTAACGGGGCCGGGTGGCGCGAGGCATCCTACATCTTGTTGTTTAAGTCTGTCGGCGCCGAGGGGCACGAGGCCGCAACGCTGTCTCTATTGTGGCTGGGCGTCATGGTGGTAACAAGTTTGCCAGGGGGGATCATCTATCTTGCGCAAGGCCGGCAGGATAAACAGAATCGGCCCTTGAGTAACGACGGCGTTGGCGAAGCTCTCAAGGTCGGCGCTCCGATCAATGAGTCGCGCGAAGAAGAACCGGCGTCGACGATCTGAAACTCGATGCGAGCCAACCGGCAAGAACCGGATTGAAGCGTGAGGACCGGGATGTACAGGAAGTTCATAACAAGCCTTATTGCGTTAGGGTTGTTCACGGTGTTGGCATCGGGCACCGGGTTTGGACAAGAAAGGGCTAAGACCGGGAAGAAGGAAGTCACTCGGAACGAACACCAAGTACCTGAGCAGAGTGCGCAAAGAGTGACGCGCGGGCCCAGCTTCTACATCGCTGCCTTTGAAGGCGACAATCGACTGTTTAGCGTTTTGCTGTCGGACGGGAACGGCAAGACAGTGTCAGGCTCATTCACCCTTCAACAGATCGATGTCTTCGAAGCGGTCCTGGAAGCTGCAAAGGCATTCGCGCTAACAGACGAAAAGGTTGGGTCCGGCGAGCCCATAATTACACGGCTAATGGAGCAGCATGAATGGTCCTTGTTTGTCGATGTGTCGAAGAAGGGCAACCAGAGCCGCTTCTACGTTTCGCTGATTACTCTTCACGGGAAGCTGACCGCGGAAGCCGGAGAAATCATTCGGGGCAGCAAGAAAGAGCCTTCAGCGCTGCTTCTAAAAATCCTGTCGCAGGTGCAAAATGCCAAAGCAGGCATCAAACCTGGCATGCAATAGTACACGCTTCCTTCAAATCAACGGGATCCGGCTACCTTTCACGCCAGATAACGGCATCAGCCTCCGACGGGTTGCCGGCGCGTGAAAATCAATGCCTTCACCGTGTCGATAAACCCGTCAAAGTCAAAAGGCTTCGCGGTAGCTGCATCCGCTCCTGCCTCGATGGCTACGCGCGCAGACTCGCCCCCAAACGCAGTCACCACCAGAACGGCTGTTCCGGTGAGCTGCTTGTCGACTCGGACTTTCTTCAATAACTCGATCCCATCCATTCGCGGCATGTTGATGTCGGTGATGATCAGGTCGGGGAGCTGTTTGAGCGCCGCAGCATATCCGCTTTCCCCGTCGGGCGCGGACGTAACCTCGTACCCACTCATGCTCAGCAGCTTGCTCAGAAGATCGCGCGAATCGGCGTTATCCTCGACCACCAGAATCCTGCCCGGTCTGGATATCCCCGCCGCCTTCTTCATTGCGCCATCCTCTTTCCTTCGATAGAGATGCTCGATCGTTTCACTCATTTCTGCTCTAGCTAGCATTTTTCGCTCCACTGCCTGATCAAACAGACGACGATGCTGCTGCTAATCAGCTTGCTCGCGAGCCCAACGCAAGGGACAGACTGGCTGATCACTGCAACGACTACCCGGCATAAACGAAGAGGAGGGAGAACGAATTCTCCCTCCTCTCTCCTAAAACAACCGTCTGTAGCTGCCACGCGTCTTTTGTAAAATTATTCAATAAGCGAGCGTGCGAGCTGTGGACGCTTGTGAGTGTTCGAGATTTAATATCCGAACTCGCGGTAGCCAACAACAACCCTTGTGCCAAAGCTTAGAACGCTCGCACGTTTTTCTACACCAAGTTCTCAATCTGAGATATTGCCTAAGAAAACTACTGCTTACTCGAAGTTTGAACCCTCCAAGGCTCGGGATCCCTCCCTGCGCTCTTAGACGAATCAGGCACATTCATATCACAGCGGTGAGACACGAATGAACGGTATCCAATCAGCGGCGTCCTAAAGCCGGTCGAGATCGGGAGTCCAAAAACCGTACACGCGCTCTCTATGAGTACGGTCGATACGTTGTAGCCCGAGATCCGCCAGCGCGTCCTGGTCGTGCCCAAGGTAAGTGAAGTGCGGCAGGTCATTGGGAACAGTCCGGTACCAGCCGTGGCGGCCGAGCAAGCCGTCAACCTCGCGATCCTCGTACTCGGCAACGTCAAATGCCAACATCGACAAGTGCTGAGATGCGCCAGGGGCCGCCACGGAATAGAGAATCGACTTATCAAAGAAAGTCCCGAAAAAGAGCTGCTCGGTGTCTTCAAGATTGAGAATCGCGGCTACTTGTTCGGCGGGAGTCATCTCGAGAATGGATCGCTCCCGTTCTAAAGTTATTCGTCCCATGCGCCGCCAGTGTTCGAGTCCGCGCGTCACGTTTCGCGTCCACAGGCTAACCGTGTCCTCATAAGACCGGCCTCCCGCGTCCGCCGACCGTGCGGTGATGCTGCCACCTCGCACGGCCGCTTCAGACGCTGCGGCGGACAGCGCATCGAGCGCTTCGGCCTGAAGCAAAATCTCATGTTCGCCGAAGAACCCTCGGCCCAAGACTAATGAAGATTGAAACGCTTCCACCTGGCCGGCTTCAGCAAAGATGATCGCAGGCGGGGGCGTTGCGGTGGTAGCGAATACGGCCCCATATTCGGCAAACAGCCGCTTCTCTACCGGAGACGATATTGAGGATGCAATGGTCAACAACGAGTTTGTCATTGGTTTTGGGATCCCATGCGCGCGGGCGATACGACAAATGGCCGCCGACTAACCATAACATCCGCCGACGGCAGTCTCAACGGCCTCGACCGGCGTTTCGGTCAATGCGCGACGGGCAAAAACTATTGACTCTCCTTTAGCCCTCCCGTACCATCGAAACAAGTTAGCGCCCCACTTTCACGCTTGCCCCTTCGTATCTTCAACCAGTTTTTGCCCCTTCCGTCTGAGTCTCATCAAGCGCAACCAAAGGCTCGCACATTCGGACTAGGGCATCGCCGGTCTTTTTTGTCTCTCGTTCATCGCCAACCTTCCGAATCGAACCGGAGGCTGCGCACCCTGGAGCACGCGACAATGGCTCGACACTTCCTTCGCATAACTACTATCGCACTCTTCGTCTTTGCTTTGACGTTCGCGGGGAGATTCGGCGCGCACTCCGATTCGTCAACCCAACGCACCAATCGTCCCGTTTTCGACGCTTCCTATCGTGGTCATTCATCGACCCACAAAGTGCTAATTCAAGCCAACGAGCCGGAGCTGCGCGACGCAATCCTTTCCGAAGGCGGTTCGATCCTCGAAGACTACGGCGCATTCACGCTGTTGAACGCGCCTCGCGCCGCTGCCGATCAAGTCAGCAGTCAATCCGTTTCCGGCTCGAGTGTACGCGACGACATGAATGTGCTGTTGCTGCGCGCCGGCGCGTTTGACACGACTGAGGGCGAGACCGTCGAAGCGAGCTCTCTGGGTGAACCGGACCCCGCAGGCGAGCAACTCTATCTTGTGCAGTTTGTCGGACCGATCAAGAAGCATTGGGTCGCCGAGATGAGATCGGTTGCCGAAATCGTCTCCTACATTCCGAACAATGCGTACCTCGTTCGCGCGACCGCCGACGGATTGTCGTCGATCAAAAACCTCCAGTCGGACGGCCGGAAATTTGTGCAATGGACCGGTGTCTACAAACCGGGTTACAAGATCGCGCCCGAAATCTCTCTCGACTCAGACGAAGAACTCACCTCCACGGTCCAGCTCGTGTCCAGCAGTGCCACATCTCAGGAGATTCACGACTTGATCTCTCGCTCGTCAGCTTCAATCGTCGATGAACCCAAAAATGTTCTGAACTACACCAACATTCGCATCAAGGTTGGACGGCGGCAGCTACCGGACATCGCGCGAATGAGCAACGTTGTCTGGATCGAGCCCTGGATCGAGCCGGTGCCGCACGATGAGAAGCAGGGTCTGATCCTCGCGGGTAAGCTGACCGGCGTCGAGCCGGCGTCGAGTTATCTTGCCTGGCTTCAGTCAAAAGGAATTACCTCGTCCCCCGACTTCATAGTAGACGTGTCCGATAGCGGAATCGATCAGGGTTCCCTTGATCCTCAATTGCTGCACAAGGACTTCTTGAACTCCGCGGGGTTGGCGCGGATCGCCTACGCGCGCTATGTCGGAAGCTTCGATGAAGGCGGTATCCCTCTGGACTCCACCGGACACGGAACCATCAACGCATCGATCGTGGGCGGCTACAACGTTGACTCGAGCGTTCCCTATGTCGACGCCGACGGCTACAGGTACGGTCTTGGCATTCATCCATTCGCGCGGCTCGGGGTCTCGCAGATCTTCGCGCCCGACTATACCAATCCTGACTTTGCAGCGATGGTTGGGATGATGTATCGCGACGGCGCTCGCATCTCGAGCAACAGTTGGGGCTCGTACAACAACGCCTATTCCGCGGAGTGTCAGCTCTACGATTCTATGGTGAGAGACGCGCAGCCCGCGGTTCCTGCTAATCAAGAGATGACGATTGTCTTCTCATCGGGCAACAAAGGCCAGGGCGGCAACCTGACTTCGCCGGGCAGCGCAAAGAACTTGATCGACGTCGGGGCCAGCGAAAATCTCAGGCCCGGAGTCGATCGCTGCGGGATAGACACGTTGGGCGCCGATGACGTCACTTCGATGATCTCTTTTTCCTCAGGCGGGCCGACGGCCGACGGGCGCATCAAACCCGACATCGTTGCGCCCGGAACTCATGTTCAGGGTGCAAGGTCTCAAGCGCGCGGCTACAACGGAGCCGGTGTGTGTTCAGATAGCTTTCCCGCTAACCAGTCGCTTTATACCTGGTCTTCGGGAACCAGCCACGCAGCCCCGGCCGTAGCCGGCGGCGCGGCGATCATTCGCCAGCTATTCCAGCAGTCGGTGGGGCACGGACCCAGCCCCGCGTTGATCAAGGCCTATCTCGCGAATTCGGCGTCTTACCTGACGGGATTCATGGCCGGAGACGCTTTGCCGGGCCGCAATCAAGGCTGGGGCCTCATGAGCCTCGCTCGCGCAATGGACGGCGTTCCAAGAACAATTGTCGATCAAGACCAGATGCTCTCGAATACCGGACAGGTATTCACCCTGCGAGGACGAGTCGGCGATCCAACCAAGCCGTTCCGAGTGACGCTGGCGTGGACGGACGCGCCTGGCAGTCTTGCCGCTAATCCGGTCGTTAACAACCTCGATCTGCAAGTAGACATCGCGGGCAAGACTTATCTCGGAAATCGGTTTTCAGGCGAGGTGTCGGTCGAAGGCAGCAGCCCTGACCCCCTCAACAACCTCGAAGCCGTCTGGGCCCCGACTGGAGCGACGGGGGATTTCACCGTTCGCGTGGTTGCGGCAAACATCACCGGTGACGGCGTGCCCGGCAATACCGACCTCACCGATCAAGACTTCGCGCTGGTTGTCTACAACACGCAATCGCCAACCGGCGGTAGCGGCCCGGTCGATC
This region includes:
- a CDS encoding PDZ domain-containing protein; translated protein: MSRSAAAIVVLILASAARAQSPQPPQTAANESRVQWAVSVVHTIDLQKMVDLMREQQKLRVGVAGTAPRYIYNITTGIVVDDQGHVVTRLSNLDPQEKEHKLAVTTSDGATLAAKLIGVDFATGFAVLEVALLKTALPNVAGPASLLNGATVKILSSDVVPKSVTDKVYLAPSITVSQGQVRVDSLYSKARGALTLLSGNLLARSDSSVVVTPENQLIGIAQYAGYGRAYLYPIQFIRDTVAKRVLEKKDNVPAGWLGIMGDSVAQLSDADFGALGLQRKAGVIVRQITPESAAAQAGLMLSDIITRVDDSEIAGTADLKASLSSLPAGQAVKLQAIRDHQPLELKAVLGPRPYNEPGYLAALFDQTFEPALSVRAQLEKRLKELADIFRAYKKSPPTRETNEAVRELALEIRQIQDNLRALDNTDPRPRPVQPSSRPDYGDVNLTGERLTADFDFPAGFTARDVTSQLAAILQARGGVLVSSVAKGSPAERAGLKAGDVIVGTQERVLLGTAQLQVLLSSQHGTITLRVVRNKEPIIVSLNLQ
- a CDS encoding glycosyltransferase family 39 protein; the encoded protein is MKTSLTRTQWVLIVVLTLAAAPYFIRLGASSLWDSNEAFYAETPREMIESGDYVNPAFNFHARLNKPPLSYWLVIPFYKLLGVSETAERLAIALAAMTMIGTAYGLGRVVFSVDAGLLAAIAMAIAPRFLMFSRRIMIDVSLATFMALALLLFMLAERTPVRRRLYLVLMYVSLGLGVITKGPVAIALPAATLVIYLAAYRQLNRLSEMMLPMGLIIVAAIVLPWYLAIYYQHGWTHIETFILKDNLSRYTQPVWGPRRGFLFYIPVMIGDLFPWSLFLIPGLVLAAREVWRGKGQPASPAKSALLVIWIAVIVVFFSFSRSKEDLYILPIYPAAAALVGGWLAGFLGSERYPKNGFMRWLAVALGAVIVAAGAVILYLFGKGTQPYEMAGANFIGYAAILGGLLATGLALLKKTRSAIVTTALSVAACNWVFVLWTLPDFERYKPVRSLCEAIATEARPDALVGYYRTAYPSMVFYLRRPIFEYYEQVEIEAAFASGREVFCIMTAVEYEATKSQLPPQTRVLASRPIFQVKLKTILNRVELPQVVLISNKGGTNVTQ
- a CDS encoding lysylphosphatidylglycerol synthase transmembrane domain-containing protein translates to MKKGGLVALKVFVSLGILVYLFTRVVKIDDLWANLREAKVSYFLGAVAVFFAVQTLSAYRWYLLLKPVNIETSFPRILGLFYLGMYFNFFLPSSIGGDFFKVYYLNKETGRLSASTASVFVDRDIGMGGLLLIAFAAAAWGGTRVPPGNGVLLAPIFALIGLAFVLVNLALFYRPTYNLLHRLLRVFKMKKADERVEHLFESVNSYRGKWGLATIALMMSLGVQVGCAVVNMLAAGAIGMRTQHGWIDYFVFIPAIGLIGMIPLSVNGAGWREASYILLFKSVGAEGHEAATLSLLWLGVMVVTSLPGGIIYLAQGRQDKQNRPLSNDGVGEALKVGAPINESREEEPASTI
- a CDS encoding response regulator, yielding MLARAEMSETIEHLYRRKEDGAMKKAAGISRPGRILVVEDNADSRDLLSKLLSMSGYEVTSAPDGESGYAAALKQLPDLIITDINMPRMDGIELLKKVRVDKQLTGTAVLVVTAFGGESARVAIEAGADAATAKPFDFDGFIDTVKALIFTRRQPVGG
- a CDS encoding S8 family serine peptidase; translated protein: MARHFLRITTIALFVFALTFAGRFGAHSDSSTQRTNRPVFDASYRGHSSTHKVLIQANEPELRDAILSEGGSILEDYGAFTLLNAPRAAADQVSSQSVSGSSVRDDMNVLLLRAGAFDTTEGETVEASSLGEPDPAGEQLYLVQFVGPIKKHWVAEMRSVAEIVSYIPNNAYLVRATADGLSSIKNLQSDGRKFVQWTGVYKPGYKIAPEISLDSDEELTSTVQLVSSSATSQEIHDLISRSSASIVDEPKNVLNYTNIRIKVGRRQLPDIARMSNVVWIEPWIEPVPHDEKQGLILAGKLTGVEPASSYLAWLQSKGITSSPDFIVDVSDSGIDQGSLDPQLLHKDFLNSAGLARIAYARYVGSFDEGGIPLDSTGHGTINASIVGGYNVDSSVPYVDADGYRYGLGIHPFARLGVSQIFAPDYTNPDFAAMVGMMYRDGARISSNSWGSYNNAYSAECQLYDSMVRDAQPAVPANQEMTIVFSSGNKGQGGNLTSPGSAKNLIDVGASENLRPGVDRCGIDTLGADDVTSMISFSSGGPTADGRIKPDIVAPGTHVQGARSQARGYNGAGVCSDSFPANQSLYTWSSGTSHAAPAVAGGAAIIRQLFQQSVGHGPSPALIKAYLANSASYLTGFMAGDALPGRNQGWGLMSLARAMDGVPRTIVDQDQMLSNTGQVFTLRGRVGDPTKPFRVTLAWTDAPGSLAANPVVNNLDLQVDIAGKTYLGNRFSGEVSVEGSSPDPLNNLEAVWAPTGATGDFTVRVVAANITGDGVPGNTDLTDQDFALVVYNTQSPTGGSGPVDLPPNVSLTAPAGGERFLVGSTIRIQWTANDDKGIQSQRVEFSSDGISFNQIASLEGKARNFDWRVPGFPTTSARIRVTALDGVNLPVSSVNASPFEIVNGPPDTTPPAVTLLSHLGGGAVGGGLASSIRWRESDNVGVLTRVIDVSTDNGNTFQHLVSMTAPSSGDLQSYDWQVPADIFVGKAKVRITIYDGAGNSATARSNANFEIWPMPIINGVTFTEGDKPSVELAGRNFRPGETEIWVGDIALRKLQYEDRYFTGNGAYKRVSSVDKKLTKRIPDRTWVKFEIHIPRTGQISPAVEFKRKKPAS